The region GGCGAGCCCGGCGTTTCCGGCGATGCCGGCTGCGGCCATGCGCGCCGCCGCGATGCCGGAGACGTTGGACGTCCCGACCCAGCCGTTGCGGGCGGCGCTGCCGGCGAGGGCCGCCTCGAACGGGGTGGCGAGCACGGTGGCGCAGGCGACGTCCAGGGCGTCGGCCACCGCCGGCGCGTCCAGGCCCATCAGCCGGGCGACCGCCGCGGCGGCGCCCGCGGTCCCCCAGTTACCGTGAGGGTGGACCCCGGGGCGCAGCCGGGTGGCGCGCCCGAAGCGGCTCGCGACCTCGTAGCCGGCCAGGAGGGCGGCGGCGAGCTCCCGGCCGGTGGCGCCCCGCGCCTGGGCCACCGCGAGGGCGGCGGGGAAGACGTGGCTTGCGGGATGGCCACGGGCGTACTTGTTCCCCTCGTCGAGCTCGAGCGTCACCGCGGAGACGCCGTTCAGGTAGGCCGCGGTCTCGGGGACGGTACGTACCCCGGCGCCGAAGATGGCGGCCGGTCCCGGAGGCGGTTCCCAGGCGGCGACGAGCGCCCGCAGCTCGGGCGTCCGGGAGCCTGCCACGCTCACGCCCAAGGTGTCGAGGAGCGTCCTCAGGAGGGGCTCGCGCAGCCCAGGGTGGTCCGCGGGATCCAGGCCGGAGACAAAGCGCCCTAGATCCTCCAGGGCCGCGGCCGTCCTGCGGGAGGGCTCCGCCGGGGGTACCGTTCCCTGGCGCACCGGGTCGCTAGGACGCGGGGATGGGCTCCGCGGCCAGCGGGCGCTTCAGGTAGCTTCCGGCCGGCTCCCCGACGGTCTCGCCCCCGGCGAACGCGGTCCTGCCCCTGAGGAGCGTCCGCACCGGCCACCCGGCGAGCTCCATCCCCTCGAACGGGGTGTACTCCTGGGCGGAGAGCAGCCGCTCGGGCGTCACGGCGTGGGTCTCCTCCATCTCCACGATGGCGAGATCGGCGTCGGCGCCGATGGTGATGGCGCCCTTGCGCGGGGCGAGCCCGTAGGCGCGGGCCGGGTTGGTCGCCACGAGCTCGACGATGCGCTCCAGGGAGAGGCCGCGCCTGCGGCCCTCGGTGAGCATGAACGGGTAGATCAGGGCCGTCCCGCCGAAGCCTGGCAGCGCCCGCCAGAGCTCGCCCTCCTTGTGCTCCTCCGAGCAGCAGGCGTGGTCGGAGCAGACCCAGTCTATCTCGCCGCGCAGCACCCCGCGCCAGAGCGCCTCCACGTCGGACTGGGCCCGGATGGGGGGGTTCACCTTCCCGCGCTGGTCGTTGTAGGTCTCGTAGGTGAGCGCCAGGTGGTGCAGCGTGGTCTCCAGCCGCGCGTCGAGGGAGGGATGCCGGCGCTTGAGCTCCACCGCGGCCTCGAGCGCCTCCTCGCTGGAGAGGTGCAGGAGGTTCACCGGGCAGCGGGTGTGCCCGGCCAGGACCCCGACCTCGGCGACGGCGAGGTGCTCGGTAAGGGGAGGACGCGCGGCGCTGTAGGCCTCGAGCCCTTCCAGCACGCCCTCGCTCTGGACCCGCTCCATGAAGACGCGTATCAGCTCGGGCTGCTCGCAGTGGATGGAGAGCGAGATCCTGGAGCCGTCGGTCCGGCTGGCCTGGAGGCGGGCCACCTCCTCCATGATCTCGAACATGTGCCCGAGGTCGTACACCTCGGACATCGTCTCGCTCTCTCCCGGCTGGCCGGCGAGGTCCATGCCCTTGTAGAACATGTAGTACTTGAAGGAGGCCACGCCATCCTCGTTCACCAGGCGTTCGATCTCCCGGATCTGGTCGCGCACCATCGGCGCGAGGTGGTAGCCGTAGTCCACCCAGGAGTTCCCGGCGGTCTTCTCCAGGACCTCGGGGTAGATCTCCGCGTACGGCCCGCTCTTCTCCAGGTAGTGGCTGCCCGTCCTGAAGTAGCTGATGACGCTCGTCACCCCGCCCGCGAGCGAGGAGGCCGTCTCGCTCCTCGCGTCCTCGGCGATGTCGCGGTAGATGCCTAGATGGAAGTGCGCGTCGACCGCCCCGGGCAGCACCAGCCTGCCCTCCGCGTCGATGACCTCCTCCGCGTCGGAGGCGGGGATGGAGTCGCCGAGGGCGGCGATGCGCCCGTCCTTTATGCCGATGTCCGCGGCTATAGCCCCGTGTCCCGGAAGCACGGCGGTGCCGTTCACGACGGCGGTGTCAAACCTCGCCACGATTCCCTCCTTCCTTGGTCGTCGTCCCGTTCCTCACAGCCCCAGGTAGGCGCTTCTTACCTTCTGGTCCTCGAGCAGCTCGCTCCCCGTCCCCTGGAGCGCCACCTCCCCGCTCTCCAGCACGTAGGCCCGGTCCGCGAGCCGCAGCGTCTTCACCGCGTCCTGCTCCACGATGAGGACCGCGACGCCGGTCTGCCGGATCCTCTCCACGACCGAGAAGACCCTCCCAGTGGTCTTGGGGTCGAGCCCGAGCGAGGGCTCGTCCAGCATCAGCAGGCGCGGCCTCGCCATGAGCGCGCGCCCTATTGCAACCATCTGCTGCTGGCCGCCGCTCAGGGTGGCGGCGGGCTGGTCGCGGCGCTCCTTCAGCACGGGGAAGAGCTCGTAGACCTCCCTCAGCGCCTCCTCGCGCTCCGCGGCGGTCCTGGTGTAGCCGCCCATCGAGAGGTTCTCCAGCACCGTGAGGCCGCCGAAGAGGCTGCGCCCCTCCGGCACCTGCACGAGGCCCCTTCTGGCGATGTCGTGCGGCCGCTTGCCGGCGAGCGGCTCGCCCTCGAAGGAGATGCTGCCGGAGCTGGGCCGGATAAAGCCCGAGATGGTGCGCAGGGTCGTGGTCTTGCCCGCCCCGTTCGCTCCGATGATCGCCACGAGCTCCCCGGGTTGCACCTCCAGCGAGATGCCGTGCAGGACCTGGAGGTTGCCGTAGCCGGCCGAGACGTTCTCAAGCGCCAGCATGGTGCCCCTCTTCTCCCAGGTAGGCCTCTATGACCCGGGGGTCCTTCGTTACCTCCTCCGGCGTTCCGCTGGCGAGCATCTCCCCGTGGTGGAGGACGTAGACGTGGTCCGAGAGCGCCATGACGGCGGACATGACGTGCTCCACGAGGAGCATCGTCACGCCTTCGGCCCGTATCTCCCGCAGCAGCTCGACCACCCGGGCCCGCTCGGCGGGCACGAGCCCGGCGAGGACCTCGTCCAGCAGCAAGAGCGAGGGCTCGAGGCCGAGCGCCTTGGCGAGCTCCAGGCGCTTGTACCCCGCGGTGGAGAGGACGGAGGCCTTCCTGTCCGCCCACTCGCCCAGCCCGACGCGCTCGACGACCTCGGTCGCCGCCCGGCGGGCCTCCTTGCGGCTGCGGTGGCGCTGCAGGGTGGCGACGGTGACGTTGTCCAGGACGGAGAGGGTGTCGAAGGGCTTCATGAGCTGGAAGGTACGCCCGATGCCGAGGCGGGCGATCCGGTACGGGGGCCACCCGGTCACGTCGGTGCCGTCGAAGAGGACGCGCCCCGCATCGGGCTTCATCACGCCGGCGATTACGTTGAAGAGCGTGGTCTTGCCCGCGCCGTTCGGTCCGATCAGGCCGACGATGCTCCCCCTCTCGACCTGCAGGGAGACGCTGTGCAGCGCCCTGAGCCCGGCGAAGGACTTGCTCACGTCCTGTACCTCGAGCAGCGTCACGCCGCCCCCAACCGCTCCCGGAGCGTCCCGAAGACGCCCCTCGGAAGGAAGAGCACGACGAGCACGATCAGGGCGCCGTAGATGGCCACGTCGAGACCCGAGACGCCCTGCAGCGCCTCCAGGAAGGGCGGCGGCGTGCGCACCAGCGCGGTGCTCCCCTGACCGAGCACGGTTATGATGAGCGAGCCCACTACGGGTCCCCAGGTCGTCCCGATCCCGCCGACTATGGCGGGGAGGAGGATCTGGATGGAGACGCTTGCGCCGAAGGCCAGCTCCGGGTCTATAAAGAAGAAGTACTGGACGTAGAAGGCCCCGCCAACGGCGGTGAGCGCGGCGCTGAGGGCGACGGCCAGTAGCTTGTAGCGCATCGGGTTCACGCCGAGGGCCGCGGCGGCGTCCTCGTTCTCCCGGATGGAGAGGATGAACGTACCCGCGCGGCTGCGCATCAGGAGGATGACGGCCAGCAGGCTGAGCGCCAAGAGCGCCAGGATCACGTAGTAGTAGTTGGGCGAGCCCTGCGGGAACTGGAGCGTCAGCCACGGGTTGCCGCTCCGTATGGGTATGTTGTATCCGCGTGCCGCGTTCACCGCCTCGAGGCTCCGGGAGATCAGGCGCAGCATCTCGGCGAAGGCGAAGGTCGCCAGGGCGAAGAAGACGCCCTTGAGCCCGTAGCGGAAGGAGAGGAAGCCCACCAGCACCCCGAAGGCCGCCGCGAGCGCGGCCCCGAGGAGCATGCCGACCCAGGGCGAGAGCCCGTAGTCCGTGACCGCGACGGCGGTGGCGTAGGCCCCGATGCCGAAGAAGGCGGCGTGCCCGAAGCTGAACTGCCCCGCGAACCCGCCCATGAGGTTCCAGGCGACGCCGAGGAGCCCGAAGAGGAGGGTCTGGATCGCCACCTCCAGCAGGAAGCC is a window of Rubrobacter xylanophilus DSM 9941 DNA encoding:
- a CDS encoding ABC transporter ATP-binding protein, whose amino-acid sequence is MTLLEVQDVSKSFAGLRALHSVSLQVERGSIVGLIGPNGAGKTTLFNVIAGVMKPDAGRVLFDGTDVTGWPPYRIARLGIGRTFQLMKPFDTLSVLDNVTVATLQRHRSRKEARRAATEVVERVGLGEWADRKASVLSTAGYKRLELAKALGLEPSLLLLDEVLAGLVPAERARVVELLREIRAEGVTMLLVEHVMSAVMALSDHVYVLHHGEMLASGTPEEVTKDPRVIEAYLGEEGHHAGA
- a CDS encoding dihydroorotase, with translation MARFDTAVVNGTAVLPGHGAIAADIGIKDGRIAALGDSIPASDAEEVIDAEGRLVLPGAVDAHFHLGIYRDIAEDARSETASSLAGGVTSVISYFRTGSHYLEKSGPYAEIYPEVLEKTAGNSWVDYGYHLAPMVRDQIREIERLVNEDGVASFKYYMFYKGMDLAGQPGESETMSEVYDLGHMFEIMEEVARLQASRTDGSRISLSIHCEQPELIRVFMERVQSEGVLEGLEAYSAARPPLTEHLAVAEVGVLAGHTRCPVNLLHLSSEEALEAAVELKRRHPSLDARLETTLHHLALTYETYNDQRGKVNPPIRAQSDVEALWRGVLRGEIDWVCSDHACCSEEHKEGELWRALPGFGGTALIYPFMLTEGRRRGLSLERIVELVATNPARAYGLAPRKGAITIGADADLAIVEMEETHAVTPERLLSAQEYTPFEGMELAGWPVRTLLRGRTAFAGGETVGEPAGSYLKRPLAAEPIPAS
- a CDS encoding ABC transporter ATP-binding protein translates to MLALENVSAGYGNLQVLHGISLEVQPGELVAIIGANGAGKTTTLRTISGFIRPSSGSISFEGEPLAGKRPHDIARRGLVQVPEGRSLFGGLTVLENLSMGGYTRTAAEREEALREVYELFPVLKERRDQPAATLSGGQQQMVAIGRALMARPRLLMLDEPSLGLDPKTTGRVFSVVERIRQTGVAVLIVEQDAVKTLRLADRAYVLESGEVALQGTGSELLEDQKVRSAYLGL
- a CDS encoding branched-chain amino acid ABC transporter permease yields the protein MGALRRFDRDLLVLAAGVLVLIPVPLFLSGFLLEVAIQTLLFGLLGVAWNLMGGFAGQFSFGHAAFFGIGAYATAVAVTDYGLSPWVGMLLGAALAAAFGVLVGFLSFRYGLKGVFFALATFAFAEMLRLISRSLEAVNAARGYNIPIRSGNPWLTLQFPQGSPNYYYVILALLALSLLAVILLMRSRAGTFILSIRENEDAAAALGVNPMRYKLLAVALSAALTAVGGAFYVQYFFFIDPELAFGASVSIQILLPAIVGGIGTTWGPVVGSLIITVLGQGSTALVRTPPPFLEALQGVSGLDVAIYGALIVLVVLFLPRGVFGTLRERLGAA
- a CDS encoding MmgE/PrpD family protein, whose product is MRQGTVPPAEPSRRTAAALEDLGRFVSGLDPADHPGLREPLLRTLLDTLGVSVAGSRTPELRALVAAWEPPPGPAAIFGAGVRTVPETAAYLNGVSAVTLELDEGNKYARGHPASHVFPAALAVAQARGATGRELAAALLAGYEVASRFGRATRLRPGVHPHGNWGTAGAAAAVARLMGLDAPAVADALDVACATVLATPFEAALAGSAARNGWVGTSNVSGIAAARMAAAGIAGNAGLAAVTLGDILGELDPEELTRGLGERFDIERGYFKRHASCSYTHPPADAVLEILRENPRLDPARVRQITVETHGLAAPLNRTDCPTRLAAMFSIPYVVSVALVTGGCGPEAFGDARRADPAVRRLMRVTRVAAAEEINRRLPEERAARVKITLDDGTSLAAEVPNPVGDAAHHPFGLREIRQKLDGLLGREAAEAIESIAQDLPECENVNDVLERSP